The Paenibacillus sp. FSL R7-0345 DNA segment TTCCGTTACCGGGGAAGAATCCCCGAACTCGGACAATACGGCAATCAGTCCCGTAAGCACAGATTCCTCATATTCCTTTGGATCGAAATAGAGATACCATTTATCATTATAAGAATACAGCTTTCCTTGGGAAGTAATATTGCCGATGAGTACATGTGCCGCTTCGACCAGAATCTCAAAATCGCGGAATGCATACACAATGGAGTCGCTTTGTTCTAGTGTAACTTCCATTTCGTAAATCTCTTCAGGCATTTCTTCTTCCCCGGCTCCACCGTATTGATGGTGATCATATTTTCCCCGGGTCACAATAACGACCATACCTTGCGCAGGCAATGCGAACACTTCAACGGCAAGCGGACCGGTAGCGTCAAAACCTAATTCACTGTAAGCCTGGTCCATCATTTCCGTGAAAAGGTCATGCACCTTGGGAACCTCCTGCCACATATCTTCCTTCTGGATGCCCCGCTCGCTCAGGTCGTCAAA contains these protein-coding regions:
- a CDS encoding genetic competence negative regulator; amino-acid sequence: MRIERLGQDKIRIFLTFDDLSERGIQKEDMWQEVPKVHDLFTEMMDQAYSELGFDATGPLAVEVFALPAQGMVVIVTRGKYDHHQYGGAGEEEMPEEIYEMEVTLEQSDSIVYAFRDFEILVEAAHVLIGNITSQGKLYSYNDKWYLYFDPKEYEESVLTGLIAVLSEFGDSSPVTEAVLDEYGKTVMAENAIGLLCTHFKRQE